In the genome of Triplophysa dalaica isolate WHDGS20190420 chromosome 17, ASM1584641v1, whole genome shotgun sequence, the window tctctctcactctctctctctctctctctctctctctctcactcactcactctttctttctttctttctttctttctttcgttctctctctctctctctctctctcactcactctttctttctttctttctttctttctttctttctttctttctctctcactctctctctctctctctctctctgtctgtgtgtgtgtcaggttgGCCGTTTGATGTGTTGATCTGTAAGATGAGTGGTCTGGTTCAGGGGGCTTCAGTCTCTGCGTCAGTCTTCACACTGGTGGCCATCGCAGTGGAGAGGTCAATAACACAGCAAACATCGTTTATTCAATTATAGACATGCACACTTTTGTCAAAAACGTCTTAAAGTATTAATCTAATTTCTAAGAAACAACATAACTGATATCCTATGAAGTCAGAGGCctctgatgatgtcattctCTGGGTCTGTCTGCAGGTTCCGCTGTATCGTTTATCCCTTTCAGCAGAAGTTGACTCAGCGTCAGGCCATCATCACCATCGCCTTCATCTGGGCTCTGGCCGTGGCCATCATGTGTCCCTCGGCGGTCACGCTGACGGTCTCTCTGGACCTCCAGCACATGACGGTGGATCGGGACGACATCACTCACCCCCTGTACACCTGCTGGGAGGCGTGGCCTGACCAGAGCATGAGGAAGATCTACACCGCCGTCCTCTTCTCGCACATTTACCTGGCGCCCGTCGCGCTCATCGTCATCATGTACACGCGCGTCGCCGTCAAGCTGGTCAGATCGCCGGACTCCATCCGAGACAGGCGCGCGGAGGACGAGAGCCGGCGGGTTCACAGGAGAAGGCTGAAGGTGGTGAACATGTTGCTGATGGTGGCTTTGCTCTTCACCGTGTCTTGGCTTCCTCTGTGGATCGTCATCATGCTGACGGATTACGGGAATCTGACGGCCACTCAGCTGGATCTGGTGGCCGTCCACATCTTCCCGTTCGCTCACTGGCTGGCCTTCTTCAACAGCAGCGTCAATCCTATAGTGTACGGATACTTCAACGAGAACTTCCGTCGAGGATTTCAGGCGGCGTTTAAGCTCGGTCTTTGTCTGGTGGAGGTGCCGCCGCAACCCAGACGCAACAGCGCATGGAAACACAACCGGGTGTTTGCGGACGGGGAGCGGGCGAGTGCGCAGGGTAACGGCAGGAGAGACAGGAGTGATGAGTTAGTGCTGGAGGATCTGGACTGAAGAGACGTTCATTCAATGCACAACTAcatacaattacacaaatacTTTGAGACGCAAAAACTGAAcattcttctgtgaaacacaaaccaCCTGTTTCTGATGTACAAAAATGTCCTTTTCCGAGCGTGTCAATGGGATTTAAGCATGCTACACAAATGTGCatgaagatgttttgtttttttaatccacCGGCTTTGCTGgaaagaatgtttaaaaaagaagttaaatgtcatgttgttttattatgttattatgtttttatcgtGTAAATTCGCgtttagttattattacttaatcaaaacaacctaactgcagttttattgatattggaatgcactataaaaaacacaataacattgTTTATAAACGGATCGTATATCAAGTGTGTATTTGTACAGAGATTATCATTTCttgtatactatagtaaataggTCGCGTTCAATTGCTGTTTGTTctattacatttcatttccaCATGTGCAGTACATCATACAAGTCACAAATGACACTTTCTTAGAATTGatgttatgtatattatctATGAAGtcttaaaaatgcatatttcttGAGTCATTATTTCAACTTAGTTGTCACACTGATGACTTTGTATgctattttttagattttttagttTGATGGATAAAATTCACTTAAAGTGCTGAGACGCAGTCCACCctgtgtgacaacatgccccggCCTCTCACACATGTCACTCACCTGAATCATGTGATCATGGTTTTGTGTGATGACTCAGGATTGTTTGGTCAGCTTAAAGGAACACAAGCGTGAATTTACTCTCTTGATCTGTGCTGTATACGTTATCATCTGTTATTATCCATCAGAATAAAGCTGCTGAAGCTACAATCTGAACTGCAAAGAATGTACACATCTATTCAAATAGAgagtaaaataaatgcatagaTCTATCAGTGTGTTACTATATATAATGTGAGCAGGTTAAAAATGAAACTGATAAGCACTTTAACCCACCAGTGTTCTAAAGATCTGCAGTTAATCCATCCAATGAGAGATTAAACACCTGACAGCCGTCTGCTCTCCTGCTGTTCTCaaaacttcacacacacacataaacccacacaaacacacacacacaccacacacacccatgcacacacacaaacatgcagaaTACAGACAATCCACAGACAGAAAGGTTGTCAGTGACCTTTGACCGAAATGATCTTCTGTCTCACAGACACATGGTCACATAAGCAGCATGAGATTATTGTCTTAAGTGCTTCTCAACACGCGTGTGTATGTGCAGTCAGAACACGGCAGCACATCACAGGAGCAAACACAGACGTCAATATGAGCTTCAGCACTGAGACCAGAGGACGAGAGAACACACAAGACTACAGACTTTACTTCAGTAAGTCTCTttacacgtacacacacatcatgaTGTCTGACAGAGATCCATATGGGTTTACATCATTTGCTCTTATggctgaaatacactacaacacttttaaaatatgtatttaaactagacatcacacacttgtAGACTTTTGGAAAGTTCCagatagaaacaaacaaactgatcaaatctgcagactggcgcagactttctgcaacaagtccagaattaaaatctgagcaaaagtcttgtagtgtattttagcatTAACTCTTGACCTGATCTTTCTGTTTACCTCAATAAGACATATTGAAGATATATGAAGTTCTGGGCatgacagagacacacacagattgtTGTCCATCTGTTGATGACAGTAACAGGTGGATGTATACTACCGTTGCCAAGTGACCACTCACATCTCCATGTGCAACAATGATTAAAATACATACATCAGactttttatatgaatatgtgAAATATTATATGATACACCAACTGCACGGGTCTCATTacaatgtgcatttattttatctttttaataatagtgcacgcaaaaatgaaaatgatgtggtAATTCTGTCCTCACAGAAAACAAAGAGGGAAAATACATATCTCCGTTCCATGACATCCCCATCTACGCCGACCAGTCAGAGGTATGAATGATTGTCACGTTTGTCTTGTGAGGTTGAAAGCAGATGTGAGACTGAAGAATCTCTTTAATCATCTGTTCACATTCACTGTTAAtacaacagaaacacacagtcCTTATTCATGAGGTGAGAAATTCAAGACGTCCTcacaaacatctcaaatctgcaacaaatgacatttctttttgtAGGGAAAATTCAATCAGTTCTATAGAGATCACACCTCTGAAATATCTTATTGCCCCAGACAAATAGATGACAAAAATAATGCTGGTGAACACATTAAACCAACACTAACAATAGGAAACTGATGCTGTAAAAGAACACATCAGACACCAAACAGGTGAAGAGACACAAATcaacatttcatcatttattctctctcatgtCAAGTCTttcttccgtggaacacaagagtagatattttgacaaatgtctcagtggtttcgtGTTCtcacaatggaagtaaatggagtttattgttgtttgattatcaacattcttcaaaatatcttctgttgtatTCTGAAGAAGACAGGTTTTACATTACGGAGGACGAAAACACTTCCTGCCTCTCACCTGGCGCTACTGAAACACAGTGACGTGACGTCATGTGCAAACAACCTATACAGCcagaaataaatacatgtagaaatagaaaaaataaaaatagttttcatttatcaatttatttattcttttaattatgtatgcatgcattcaattatttatttctgcatgtatttattgttttatttattaatacttcATTTGTTTCCCTTCtcttattattatcatcatcaaTATGCAAAAGAGATCAGAATATTTTcaatttgtaaaacaaaaagtattttttgtcctCAATATTCCCATGACATGAGAAGgaataagtaatatttttttcattttggggagtactgtccctttaagtgtagGTTCCTTTGACATTtatcatgtttatattgtgtgtgtgggggtttGTTTGTCTTCAGCGAGGCGACTCTGAGTGTTAATAAAGTGACAACAAGTTGAAATGTTTTCCAGAACTCTGTTACAGAGAATGAATCCTAAAGATGGCCAAACATATCACCAACACAGGTCTGGTCAGGGTCACGTGCATAACCAAAAACGAAACAAGAATCAGCTGTTGCTGTGAATATAAAGCACAGATGAGATGCTCTCTCATCACATTTCTTCTGAAGGTCATGTTGACATTATTATGTCAGGTGAACTATAGAAGTGAACTTCTCTTTGTGTGCGAGAAACATGAGATCATGGACCTCGTTCAATAAAACCACAACATGAAGACTGAAAATACCAGCACACATCTGAGCTGAAACACACTGAATATTGACTGAAACCGTTTTCTCAGTTCAATATccacaatataaacatgatgACAGCATCATCAAACCTCAGCTTTCAGACTGAACATGAACACTTTTATTCTCATGAGAAGAGGATATAAGCTAAATAAACCGCAGACGTGTATGTTGATGTGGATTATGGATTCATTATTCAGATTTTCTGCACTTCATCAACTGCAATATCAGGTTGATTTTAAACAGTGCATTATTATTAGATAATGACATTACAGTAATGATACAGAACAACACATGTGAATAACACCAGACACACACTAATGAGGATAATCATTCATAACACACAGGAGAATCTTACAAAACTTAGTGTCAGCTGAGATCATTGCATGATTTGATGCGATACACTGATTTTGATGAACATGTTTTGAAACCAATTTAGTAGTAAAACTATCCATACATTAAATTCAGGATGTATTAGACATATGTGTCATGTGTCCTTTACATCAAGTCACTTTGTAGAGTTTTGAAATACTGTAGATGTGATGTGAAATGTATACATCAGTATTCTTATTATACAGTATAcgtgtgtatttgtgttatgAATCAGATTTCAGGCAAAACATTCCAgatgaaatctgtttgtttacttAGACTGACAAAATCTTTCATTCCTTCAGCGCATCTTTCATGCAATTATTGAGGTTCCAAAGTGGACAAATGCAAAAATGGAGGTAAGATTCTGATACATGTTACATTATCACTGTGACACACACAGATCAACTGtctagggatgtaacgattcactgtgagccggttgaaaatTGATTATAATACGTGAGGATTCTAGTCGATTGAGATGTCAAATGAAGCAAGATACATGTTTTGACCAGCAGAACACGTAGAtgtgctgatatttcttaaataaaaaatccaagaaaaacactgacaaagtcttagttgttttattttaaagagacttttatattattcatttttatcttatttgttttaaagCGGGCATAGCACACAAGGTTTcttccaatctcatattaatcttgagtacctatagagtagtattgcatagttcgtatcttcgaagagtattaagtttgatcacatttttaaaagatagatacagctttacgatcaTATCTGAAAATGGCGCAtgtgggggggaggggtagactgaaccaaagcacgtgtgCACCTATTGccaacacagacatcagtttcacacaccgcatgcggttcatgtccggcatcttttagcgctgggacggctccatatatcagtttcaaacgatctccaaatccagcgttatatccacactTTATATAACGGTAGATCTTGCttgttgtataaacaccatgcactgtactgtgtttgaccttttctgtgtttttctgtttgtctcatttttctcctgtaaagcttcTTCAGAACAATTCACATTgggaaaagtgctatataattaaatttgaattgaatttagtaaaaataaatactgaagGAATCAAATGAGAAATATTCTTCCTGTTTTTCTATAGATCGCCACTAAAGATCCTCTGAATCCACTGAAGCAGGACGTGAAGAAAGGGAATCTACGGTATGTTGGGAACATCTTTCCTCACAAAGGATACATCTGGAACTACGGAGCCCTCCCTCAGGTCCGCACACTCATCCGCTCTGTAACAAGTGAAGCATGTGAAACCCAAGTGTTGTGATGTGGAAATAAAACCCACGTCTGCCTTTCATGAGCTCTTTCGGTGAAATTTCATGCACATTTAATCCGGCAGAAAATTCAAAGCATTTCCGCAAGCCACCGCATCAGCACTCTGTCAATGGTTTCAATCAAACGTTCTGAACTTTAAAATGAACGGACGTGTGGtgctttgtgtttcacagacgTGGGAAGATCCAGGACACAGAGATGAAGACACACACTGCTGTGGGGACAATGATCCCATCGACATCTGTGACATTGGTCATAAGGTACAGATACATGTATACAGTgctcaaaacaaatgaaagaacacaTTAATCACACTGTATTAGATCTCAATGAACCAAATATCCAAGTTTAAACTCTTCACTTATAATATTTACGTAAGAAAATAATGTGATGTCATGGTCAATGAATGCCAAAATCATCAACACATTCAGAGCTGCacttacacttaaaacactGTGAATACTGTGATCTGAATTTCATCACAGTTACTCATGATGTTAGTCAGTGATGTGCATGGCCCCATGTGCCCGTATGAACTCCATacaacactcttaaaaagaggtgcttcaaaaggttctctGCTGCCATATAAGAACCCTTTGGTtccataaaaaaactttccaatttcgtgaaaatgtcaaaattaacatgaaaaaatcCAGTTTTTTACTCTCCTAACAGCACAGATATCAAAATTTGGTGCTTTAAATCACCATATGAGATCTCTGCTCaagttttaatgatttttcagAATTGCCACATCCATAAccctacatattcctcataaatggacacataaaaataaaaatagatataataaattaactattgtatgttttatgtaGAGTCATCTCTTCtacattcattgggtattactgtttcaggtttgtgcattttaattctcCCAAAATGCTGTGTCCTTTTTCTTCACATCCATAATAGcgcatgtttatttttactctatcaacaagggtttagtcgaatataaacagatggttcaatatattttaatgtcacatccataacgcaaaatgccacatccataacgctgaaATCTAAGTACTATCAACATAGCTTTACAAGTCAATTAAATGGTTATtgttacattaaaatgtaaggCTGCAAagatttaaatgaacagtttgaCTGACCTGAAGTCAGTATAAGATGTGTTCTTTTAAGAGATAACTGTAGAATGTGTTGTGTATGTGATAATCCATCAGCTGGCCTGTTTTAGGGCTGAATTTCACACTGCTGCTGGTTTCTCAAGACGCCTCCAAGAGTTTCTTGCAATCAGCAGTCAAAACCAAAACTTACAGCACTCACAAACTATGTCAAAAGCACAACACAAAcccacatacgcacacacacacacacacacacgcacacacagacacatacatatacacacacagacgcgcatgcacacacacatgcacgcacacatgcatactaacaaacacgcacacacatgcaagcgcgcacacacacacacacactcacgcatgTGCACACACCCACACGTATAGACGCATACAAAcccacacacatgcgcacacacctacacacacagacatgcatgcattaaaaaaaacaatcaaacacgCACCCACATGCATTCatgcacgtgcacacacacacacacacgcatacatggATGCATCCAAACGCACAcaaatgcatgcacacacacacacacacacacaatcacactaACTACTTCACAATTTTTCAACTCAACATAACACATCACTGATAGatcctgtgtgtttgtgtgcaggtgtgTTGTCGTGGTGAAATCATTGGTGTGAAGGTGTTAGGAGCTCTGGCACTGATCGATGAAGGAGAAACCGACTGGAAAGTGATGGTCATTAATGTGGAAGACCCAGAGGCCAAAGACTTTCATGGTTTCTACAGTGTGTTGCATTCATAACATCGTGATGTTGAATTTGGAGACGTTCTCACTGCGCTCTGTGTTATTCTCAGATATCGACGATGTCCGCAGACTCAAACCCGGCTATCTGGAGGCCACACTTGAATGGTTCAGAATGTATAAAGTACCTGACGGGAAGCCAGAAAACCAATTTGCCTTCCATGGTGAATTTAAAAACAGGGTAaaaagagtttgtgtgagaaagtATTTCTGCTTAATTGAAAGATAGAAGGTGACATTTGAATAATGACTTTCCACGATATCTACTAATGATGTTTTTCTCATCACGGCCTCGAGTCAAGAGAACTCAAGCATGTTGTgttgaaaactgttttgtgtttttttaagaaatactaTACGTGTATATTCATCAATCATTTGAAGAAACTCAAAGTGTTCAAGTGGTGTGCATGAATAGATAAATCAAACCTTGAGGTGAGCATCACCTTGAGAAGTTCTCAACAGTCATCAGCAAAACAAGATGACAGAGGGGTTTTGTTCGTTTTCCGCATGGTTTAGAAAGCTGGCTTATCTGAAAGACATGATAAAACATGtgttataccatggtctgtttcaATACacgattctgattggccggaAGGTGTATTATAACCGTTTATaccatagatataaataactagatgctGCATTAGTCCATGGTATAAGCAGTTTGATTCATGGCTAGCTGTACGTTAAAGGATTTAAATGGataaaaaagcgtctgccaaatgaataaatgtaaatgtaaatgtaaatgcttcgTGTCAGGCAGTTTTTCGCCTCCACTTCAAtgcacggctagctgtggattatcccttacttaagcAACACAGCAGTACTTTACAATATTCCTCGACGATATTTATTCAACGAGTTTTCTTGTTTCTTCAGGATTTTGCTATTAAGAAGGTTGAAGACACTCACAGCTTCTGGAAGTCTCTGATCTCCAAGAAGAGCGATGCTGGAGAAATCAACTGgtaaaacacttttgtaatcttcattttaattcataatcTACACAGAACCGCTGATGACAGTCATTCTGTCCAGAAAACCACTGGACAATCAAATACTTCACACTCCATGATTGTTTCCATTCAATTGACTTTTGCAGAATTGTTG includes:
- the LOC130439176 gene encoding neuropeptide FF receptor 1-like; amino-acid sequence: MDVNAFYLENVSINNAAFFNDSRNITLLPYYQHSLAVATLFILAYVLIFSLCMVGNILVCFIVLKNRQMRTVTNIFILNLAISDVLVGIFCLPITLVDNLITGWPFDVLICKMSGLVQGASVSASVFTLVAIAVERFRCIVYPFQQKLTQRQAIITIAFIWALAVAIMCPSAVTLTVSLDLQHMTVDRDDITHPLYTCWEAWPDQSMRKIYTAVLFSHIYLAPVALIVIMYTRVAVKLVRSPDSIRDRRAEDESRRVHRRRLKVVNMLLMVALLFTVSWLPLWIVIMLTDYGNLTATQLDLVAVHIFPFAHWLAFFNSSVNPIVYGYFNENFRRGFQAAFKLGLCLVEVPPQPRRNSAWKHNRVFADGERASAQGNGRRDRSDELVLEDLD
- the ppa1a gene encoding inorganic pyrophosphatase 2, mitochondrial, producing the protein MSFSTETRGRENTQDYRLYFKNKEGKYISPFHDIPIYADQSERIFHAIIEVPKWTNAKMEIATKDPLNPLKQDVKKGNLRYVGNIFPHKGYIWNYGALPQTWEDPGHRDEDTHCCGDNDPIDICDIGHKVCCRGEIIGVKVLGALALIDEGETDWKVMVINVEDPEAKDFHDIDDVRRLKPGYLEATLEWFRMYKVPDGKPENQFAFHGEFKNRDFAIKKVEDTHSFWKSLISKKSDAGEINCLNTGVTESPFLCSSADAKAIVDSAHPCGDAEPIPGSVDNWFYYKQS